Genomic DNA from Corynebacterium kroppenstedtii:
CATATTTCGTGGTCTCTGTGATGTCTTCATTCTTGTGGTAGGTCACAAATATCGGGCACGTCCGTCTCGCGTCGTCCACCTTGTAACCGTATATGGTGGCGGATTTATTGGTGTCCCAGTTCATCAGGCGGCACACGTCTTTGCGGCTGTAGCACTTTTCCCGCAGCAGTCGCCCGGCGCAGTGGTATTCAGCTCGGTTAAGGTAAAGGCCGGTTTTGATCACATCATCAACGTGGGCACGAAAGGCTTCTGATTCCTCATATTCACGCTTAAGGTTCTCATCAGCGACGAAGCGCTGCTCCTCTTCATTGAAGCTGGCGAATGGCTGGTTACCATATTTGGTTCGCTCGTTCTGGGTGAACCACTCAAGGTTGAGGATGCGCTTCAGTGAATTGACGGTTAACTCGTCAGCAACAAGATCCTGCAAGTCCCCTGCCCATGCATCCAACTCTTCTCGGAGCTCGGAAACCGTCATACTCTCATGAGCTAAGAGATGGCGGAGCACCAACAATTCGTGCGGGCGCTCACCATTCAGGAACTCATTGTCCAACAGCGTCACGTATTTGTTTTGGATGGGGGTCAAGGGTAACTCGTGCGGGAAGACTTGGCCGAGAAACTCGGCGTAGTTGTTCACACCATTGGGCGAGGTAGCAATAATCACCGGGTGGACAAGATCGTCGGTGGTGGCGAAGTCGATTCTCATGGGCTGGCGGTCCAGCCGATCCTCCAGCTCTTTGTACATCTTCTTGAGATCCCACATGTTGGCCAAGTTAGCCTTGAAGAGAGAACGGAAGATCCTTTCCTGGCTGATTTGGTCGAAACTCACTGAGCTGAGCCCGGCTATCGTGCCGTGTTTGAGTGCCTCAATCATTCGCCGGCGCACCGAATCTTTGCTGAGGGACTTGTCACCGAATAGCGCGATCGGGATCAGATAGTCGTTCTGGTAGTTCCCGATGAAGTCAATAACCCGTAAATGGCTCTTACCCGGTGCTGTTCGCAGCCCACGGCCCAGCTGTTGTGTGAAAATGATGGAGGACTTCGTTGGCCTTAGCATCACCACCTGGTTCACACTCGGGATATCGATACCTTCATTAAAAATATCTATTGTGAGAATGTAATCCAGCTGTCCAGCCTCCAATTGTTCCACCGCATCCTCCCGAGTGGTCGGGTCATCCTCGCCGGTCAGCACGAGCGTATGGAGCGGACGTCCATTAACAGAGGCTTTATTAAATAGTTTAGAGAGCTGCTGAGCTTCCGCGATGCTACTGCAGAACATGAGCCCTTTTACGCCCCGCTTATAGCCATATATTTCCAGCATGCGAATGATGTGCGTGACGCGTTCATCGGCGACTAGCTGTGCGAGCTTGGAGGGATCGAAATCTTTTTTCCCCTCTGCATCTATGAAATCGTGAACGCCATAATAATTAAATGGCGCAAGCATTTTGTTTTCAAGTGCCTGTTGTAGACGGATCTCATAGGGAACGTTGTAATCAAAAAGCTTGTAAATATCGCGCCCGTCCATGCGTTCTGGGGTTGCGGTGAGACCCAACATGAATGCGGGTTTCAGGTATTCAAGCACAGTTTCGTATTGCCCCTTCGCAGGACCCGCGCGGTGTACTTCATCAACGATGACAAGGTCGAAATCTTCCGGGTCGATGCTTTGTAGGGTGCTGCGACGGGATAGGGATTGGACTGTGGCAAAAACGTATTTCCGATCCAGCTGTTTAGTCGAACCGGCAAGCTTCCCAAATAGTCTAGCGGGTTTTTCAAGGACGCGCTGGAATTCCTGCATTGCCTTGTCCAAGATTTGCTCTCGGTGGACGATGAATAACATGCGGTTGGGGTTTGCCTGACGTGCGGCGAGAGCAGCGAGGATTGTTTTGCCGGTGCCTGTGGCGGAGATGACTAACGCTCGGTGCTCTCCATGGTCTTGCACTTCCTTGATCTTTTCTAGTGCCTCCTGCTGCATGGCATTCGGGGCGATGGGGCCGGCGGGCGTAGGAGTGGGATCTTCCAGTAGATCATTGATGGTGATCTTTGGGTGGCGGTTTTGTTCGTAGCGTTCAATCCATTCGTGTGTGAGTGGTTCCGATTTTCGGAATAAGCTATCGATCTCACTGCTGAGTTGGTCAACGATATCTCCACCAGGGAGGGCAGAAAACCGCAGGTTCCATTCCTTATTGTCGATCAACGCACCGGCAGTGAGGTTGGAGCTGCCGATAATGGCAGTGGTGCCTGCTTCTTGTTCAAAGATATAGCCTTTGCTGTGGAAGGCATCGGCTTCGTTCTTGAGCACGCGGATCGAGATGTTGGGCAGCCCAAGCAGCTCTTCGAACATCCCGGGTTCATTGAAGTCCAGATACGTGGAGGTATAGATCGTTCCTTCGCCCTTGTAGTCGAGCAAGTCTTGCTTGAGATGTGCGAGAGCGCTGGTGGCGATGAAGGCGACGAAGAACTGGAAGCTGTGGCTGCGGCGGAGCTCATGCCGGATGGCCGCGAGCATGGTGTTATCGTCACTGTTCATGATGAGGGCAGGGTGGAACACCTTGTCTGAAGCTAGGGTTTGATCGAGAAAACCGAAAGCAATGTCCCGGCCGATCGGGGTGCGAGAAAAGGTTATTCCGCTGGTATCACCGCCGGTTGTGCCAGGGGCGTGGTCTTCCAGAGATCGTCCGTTAGAAGGCTGAGAAACGTTGTATTTGTAGGCCTGTGATTCAAGCGTTTTGGCTGAAATTTTGTTTACCACCGGAACGTCGGCAGGTGCCCACTCTAGTTCTTTGAGCTCGGCCGGTGTGCACCAGCGGATTTGGGCGTGTTCGGTAAGTTCGGGGTCGCCGCCGTTGGTGATTGTCGCGTAATACGTTGTGAGGACCACGGTGCCAAAGTCATAGGAGTGTTTCGTGGTTTCTATAAAATCATCAATGATGGCATCGATGCGGAGTTCTTCCTTGAGTTCACGTTGGAGGGCTTGTTCAGGGGTTTCGCCTGCTTCGATCTTGCCGCCAGGGAACTCCCACATGCCGGCCAAGGCTCTGCCTTCTCCCCGCTGTGCGGCTAAAATTTTTCCTCCGCGCAGTAAAACCGCGCCAACTACGTTAATGTACCTGCTCATGAATATGTATAATAGCAAAGATTGAAATAAATAAATAGAGGAAGCTTGGAAAAGTAAGAAGGGATGAAAGCGTGAAGATAGAGTGATATAAAAACTAGCGATTACATGCCTAAGCGCTGTGTTTATTAAAAAGTGGACCGGGG
This window encodes:
- a CDS encoding DEAD/DEAH box helicase, with the protein product MNSDDNTMLAAIRHELRRSHSFQFFVAFIATSALAHLKQDLLDYKGEGTIYTSTYLDFNEPGMFEELLGLPNISIRVLKNEADAFHSKGYIFEQEAGTTAIIGSSNLTAGALIDNKEWNLRFSALPGGDIVDQLSSEIDSLFRKSEPLTHEWIERYEQNRHPKITINDLLEDPTPTPAGPIAPNAMQQEALEKIKEVQDHGEHRALVISATGTGKTILAALAARQANPNRMLFIVHREQILDKAMQEFQRVLEKPARLFGKLAGSTKQLDRKYVFATVQSLSRRSTLQSIDPEDFDLVIVDEVHRAGPAKGQYETVLEYLKPAFMLGLTATPERMDGRDIYKLFDYNVPYEIRLQQALENKMLAPFNYYGVHDFIDAEGKKDFDPSKLAQLVADERVTHIIRMLEIYGYKRGVKGLMFCSSIAEAQQLSKLFNKASVNGRPLHTLVLTGEDDPTTREDAVEQLEAGQLDYILTIDIFNEGIDIPSVNQVVMLRPTKSSIIFTQQLGRGLRTAPGKSHLRVIDFIGNYQNDYLIPIALFGDKSLSKDSVRRRMIEALKHGTIAGLSSVSFDQISQERIFRSLFKANLANMWDLKKMYKELEDRLDRQPMRIDFATTDDLVHPVIIATSPNGVNNYAEFLGQVFPHELPLTPIQNKYVTLLDNEFLNGERPHELLVLRHLLAHESMTVSELREELDAWAGDLQDLVADELTVNSLKRILNLEWFTQNERTKYGNQPFASFNEEEQRFVADENLKREYEESEAFRAHVDDVIKTGLYLNRAEYHCAGRLLREKCYSRKDVCRLMNWDTNKSATIYGYKVDDARRTCPIFVTYHKNEDITETTKYEDAFDDPATLHWFTKASRTLKKGSQEANIAAGLYTLHIFVKKDDAEGQDFYYLGTAKAHDAVETTMPTKSGPKSVVSMRLDLEKPVTTAIYNHLTTPTSATSPQGATPTQSTELR